The Afipia massiliensis genome has a segment encoding these proteins:
- a CDS encoding RNA-binding S4 domain-containing protein, producing the protein MDRQRLDKWLWHARVVKTRTDAAALVAKGRVRINGARQTSPGHAVKAGEVLTIALDSRVRILKITGFMDRRGDATAARTIYLDLQSPPE; encoded by the coding sequence TTGGATCGGCAGCGCCTCGACAAGTGGCTGTGGCATGCGCGGGTGGTGAAAACCCGGACCGATGCTGCGGCCCTGGTCGCCAAGGGACGCGTCCGAATTAATGGAGCGCGTCAGACCTCGCCGGGTCATGCGGTGAAGGCAGGCGAGGTTCTCACCATCGCGCTCGACAGCCGGGTGCGGATTCTGAAGATCACCGGATTTATGGATCGGCGCGGAGATGCCACCGCCGCGCGAACCATTTACCTCGATTTGCAATCGCCGCCGGAATGA
- the fdxA gene encoding ferredoxin FdxA, which yields MTYVVTENCIKCKYMDCVEVCPVDCFYEGENMLVIHPDECIDCGVCEPECPADAIKPDTEPSLEKWLEVNADYAKSWPNITQKKDAPDDAKEFDGVEGKFDKYFSANPGSGD from the coding sequence ATGACGTACGTCGTCACTGAAAACTGCATCAAGTGCAAGTACATGGACTGCGTGGAAGTTTGCCCCGTGGATTGCTTCTACGAGGGCGAGAACATGCTGGTGATCCATCCGGACGAGTGCATCGACTGCGGCGTGTGCGAACCGGAGTGCCCTGCGGACGCGATCAAGCCCGATACCGAGCCGAGCCTCGAAAAATGGCTCGAGGTGAATGCGGACTACGCCAAGTCGTGGCCTAACATCACCCAGAAAAAGGACGCGCCGGACGACGCCAAGGAATTTGATGGCGTCGAAGGCAAGTTCGACAAATATTTTTCTGCCAATCCGGGTTCCGGCGACTGA